A region from the Brassica napus cultivar Da-Ae chromosome C8, Da-Ae, whole genome shotgun sequence genome encodes:
- the LOC106416312 gene encoding ATPase 10, plasma membrane-type: MAGDLDKPLLDPDTFNREGVDLGLLPLEEVFEHLRTTPRGLLSEEAEERLKIFGLNRLEEKQENKFLKFLGFMWNPLSWVMEAAALIAIALANSESQGPDWEDFVGIVCLLLINATISFFEENNAGNAAAALMARLALKTRVLRDGQWQEQDASILVPGDIISIKLGDIIPADSRLLDGDPLKIDQSVLTGESVPVTKKKGEQVFSGSTCKQGEIEAVVIATGSSTFFGKTACLVDSTDVTGHLQQVLTSIGNFCICSIAVGMVLEIIVMFPIQHRPYRVGINNLLVLLIGGIPIAMPTVLSVTLAIGSHRLSQQGAITKRMTAIEEMAGMDVLCCDKTGTLTLNSLSVDRNLIEVFADYMNKDTVLLLAGRASRLENQDAIDTAIVSMLADPREARANIKEVHFLPFNPVDKRTAITYIDSDGKWYRATKGAPEQVLSLCQHNNVIAQRVHAIINRFAEKGLRSLAVAYQEIPERSSNNPGGPWKFCGLLPLFDPPRHDSGETILRALNLGVCVKMITGDQLAIAKETGRRLGMGTNMYPSSSLLGHNNNDEHEAIPVDELIEMADGFAGVFPEHKYEIVKILQEKKHVVGMTGDGVNDAPALKKADIGIAVADATDAAISSADIVLTEPGLSVIISAVLTSRAIFQRMKNYTVYAVSITIRIVLGFTLLALIWEYDFPPFMVLIIAILNDGTIMTISKDRVRPSPTPESWKLNQIFATGIVIGTYLALVTVLFYWLIVSTTFFEKHFHVKSIAKNTEQVSSAVYLQVSIISQALIFVTRSRSWSFLERPGTLLIFAFLVAQLAATLIAVYAKISFANITGIGWGWAGVIWLYSLIFYVPLDVIKFVFNYALSGDAWNLVLDRKTAFTYKKDDGTANVTITQRSHSAEELGGSRSRPSWIAEQTRRRAEIARLVEGHSVSRHLESVIKLKQIDSKMIRAAHTV; the protein is encoded by the exons ATGGCTGGGGATTTAGACAAGCCATTGCTGGATCCTGATACTTTCAACAGAGAAGGAGTTGACTTG GGTTTATTGCCACTGGAGGAGGTTTTTGAACACCTAAGAACAACTCCTAGAGGGCTTTTAtctgaagaagctgaagaaagaTTGAAGATATTTGGTCTTAACAGACTCGAAGAGAAACAG gagaataagtttctGAAGTTCCTAGGCTTTATGTGGAATCCCTTGTCATGGGTTATGGAAGCTGCAGCTTTGATAGCCATCGCCCTTGCAAACAGTGAA AGCCAGGGTCCTGACTGGGAAGACTTTGTTGGAATAGTTTGTCTTTTACTGATCAACGCAACAATCAGCTTCTTTGAAGAGAACAATGCTGGGAATGCTGCTGCTGCTCTTATGGCTCGTTTGGCTCTAAAAACTAGA GTTCTTAGAGATGGACAGTGGCAAGAGCAGGATGCGTCTATCTTGGTACCTGGTGATATAATTAGCATAAAACTTGGAGATATCATTCCTGCTGATTCTCGCCTTCTTGATGGAGACCCCTTGAAAATTGATCAG TCAGTGCTGACCGGTGAATCGGTACCTGTGACCAAGAAGAAGGGTGAACAAGTCTTCTCTGGCTCTACTTGTAAGCAAGGTGAAATAGAAGCTGTTGTGATAGCCACTGGTTCTAGCACTTTCTTTGGTAAGACAGCATGTTTGGTGGACAGCACAGATGTAACTGGACATCTTCAGCag GTTCTGACATCAATTGGGAACTTCTGCATTTGCTCCATTGCTGTTGGAATGGTTCTTGAAATCATTGTCATGTTCCCTATACAACACCGCCCCTACAGGGTTGGGATCAATAACCTTCTTGTCCTACTTATTGGAGGTATACCCATTGCCATGCCCACTGTACTATCTGTCACACTTGCCATTGGGTCTCATAGACTTTCACAACAG GGTGCCATTACCAAAAGGATGACCGCAATAGAGGAGATGGCTGGGATGGATGTCCTCTGCTGTGATAAAACTGGAACACTTACCTTAAATAGTCTTTCCGTTGATAGAAATCTCATTGAG GTTTTTGCCGACTATATGAACAAGGACACAGTTTTGTTGCTTGCAGGCCGAGCATCACGGCTAGAGAATCAGGATGCTATAGATACAGCAATTGTTAGCATGCTTGCTGATCCTAGAGAG gctCGTGCAAACATTAAAGAAGTTCATTTCTTGCCATTCAATCCTGTGGACAAACGTACTGCAATAACATATATTGATTCTGATGGTAAATGGTATCGCGCTACCAAAGGAGCTCCTGAACAA GTTCTAAGCTTGTGTCAACATAACAATGTGATTGCGCAAAGAGTTCATGCCATTATCAATAGATTTGCTGAAAAAGGTTTGAGGTCTTTAGCAGTTGCTTATCAG GAAATTCCAGAAAGAAGCAGCAATAACCCTGGAGGACCATGGAAGTTCTGTGGTTTGTTACCACTGTTTGATCCTCCAAGGCATGACAGTGGTGAAACCATCCTTAGAGCTCTTAACCTTGGAGTTTGTGTTAAGATGATCACCG GTGATCAGTTAGCAATAGCAAAGGAGACAGGCAGACGTCTTGGTATGGGAACCAACATGTATCCTTCTTCCTCTTTGTTAGGCCACAACAACAATGATGAGCATGAAGCCATTCCAGTGGATGAGCTAATTGAAATGGCAGATGGATTTGCTGGAGTGTTCCCTG AACACAAGTATGAGATTGTGAAGATTCTACAAGAAAAGAAGCATGTGGTTGGGATGACCGGAGACGGTGTGAATGATGCTCCTGCTCTCAAGAAAGCTGACATTGGAATAGCTGTAGCTGATGCAACAGATGCTGCAATAAGTTCTGCTGACATAGTACTAACTGAGCCTGGATTAAGTGTAATCATCAGTGCTGTCTTGACTAGCAGAGCCATTTTCCAGAGGATGAAGAACTATACA GTATATGCAGTCTCAATCACCATAAGAATAGTG CTTGGTTTTACACTTTTAGCATTGATATGGGAATATGACTTCCCACCTTTCATGGTTCTAATCATTGCAATACTCAATGATG GAACCATCATGACTATCTCCAAAGATAGAGTTAGGCCATCTCCTACACCGGAGAGTTGGAAGCTCAACCAGATATTTGCGACTGGAATTGTCATTGGAACATACTTAGCATTGGTCACAGTCCTGTTCTACTGGCTCATTGTCTCTACCACCTTCTTCGAG AAACACTTCCATGTAAAATCAATCGCCAAGAACACTGAACAAGTCTCATCCGCTGTGTATCTCCAAGTGAGCATCATTAGCCAAGCACTCATATTCGTAACACGTAGTCGAAGCTGGTCATTTCTAGAACGTCCCGGGACTCTCCTGATCTTTGCTTTCCTTGTTGCTCAACTT GCGGCTACATTGATTGCTGTCTATGCCAAGATCAGCTTTGCTAACATCACAGGCATTGGATGGGGATGGGCAGGTGTTATATGGTTATACAGTCTGATATTTTATGTACCTCTAGATGTTATAAAGTTTGTCTTCAATTATGCATTGAGTGGAGATGCTTGGAACCTCGTATTAGACCGTAAG ACAGCGTTTACTTATAAGAAAGATGATGGAACGGCGAATGTAACCATCACTCAGAGAAGTCATTCAGCAGAAGAGCTCGGTGGAAGTCGCTCTCGCCCTTCTTGGATCGCTGAACAAACCAGAAGGCGTGCAGAAATCGCCAG GCTCGTGGAGGGCCACTCGGTTTCAAGGCATTTAGAATCTGTGATCAAGCTCAAACAAATTGACTCAAAGATGATCCGTGCAGCTCATACTGTCTAA
- the LOC106414740 gene encoding translation initiation factor IF-2, chloroplastic-like, translated as MPSMLVLVGTLPSLASLVSPGGGGGASVSSYALVKRVSLPRRSVKGAKKWLCRYSLSTSTTDFIAEQTVSLDSNSFEGSIEEDEGEIVLKQAPKPVLKPPVARVSSAPWSKEGKFDGEKEERSKVIESLGEVLDKAERLEIPKPVSKEGGEGFKPSQPSANSSNSKGDGFGTRKTKTMKSVWRKGDAVAAVQKVVKESPKIDNKGMQGDAKSGTQLSPPQQPLRAQPQLQGRPMVAQPPVKKPILKDHGMATRPSGPILKDVGMASKPSVSEEVDSSSQSKERKPILVDKFASKKKGVDPVASQTVLAPTKPGKGPPSNKFRVEQRNKKNASANPRRRMAAEDDADEDASELNVSIPGKGRKGRKWSKASRKAVRLQAARDAAPVKAEILEVEEEGMSIEDLAYNLAIGEGDILGYLYSKGIRPDGVQTLDREMVRMICRDYDVEVLDADSVQVEEMAKKKESFDEEDLEKLEDRPPVITIMGHVDHGKTTLLDYIRKSKVAASEAGGITQGIGAYKVSVPVDGKLQSCVFLDTPGHEAFGAMRARGARVTDIAIIVVAADDGIRPQTNEAIAHAKAAGVPIVIAINKIDKDGASPERVMQELSSIGLMPEDWGGDVPMVQISALKGENIDDLLETVMLVAELQELKANPHRNAKGIVIEAGLDKAKGPFATFIVQKGTLRRGDVIVCGEAFGKVRALFDHSGERVDEAGPSIPVQVIGLNNVPIAGDEFEIVSSLDVAREMAEARAVSLRDERISAKAGDGKVTLSSLASAVSAKKMSGLDLHQLNIILKVDVQGSIEAVKQALQVLPQENVTLKFLLQATGAVSNSDVDLASASEAIIFGFNVKASGSVKKAAENKGVEIRLYRVIYELIDDVRNAMEGLLESVEEQIPIGSAEVRATFSSGSGRVAGCMVNEGKFVKDCGIKVIRKGKTVHVGVLDSLKRVKENVKEVSAGLECGIGMDDYDDWIEGDTIEAFNAVQKRRTLEEASASMSAAIEEAGVEL; from the exons ATGCCGTCGATGCTGGTTCTCGTCGGCACATTGCCGTCGTTAGCTTCTCTGGTTAGTccaggaggtggtggtggtgcgaGTGTTTCGTCGTACGCATTAGTAAAAAGGGTTTCTTTGCCGAGGAGAAGCGTCAAAGGAGCTAAGAAATGGTTGTGTAGATATTCTCTTTCCACTAGTACTACTGACTTCATCGCTGAGCAAACTGTTTCTTTAGATTCTAACTCTTTTGAAGGAAGTATTGAAGAGGATGAGGGTGAGATCGTGCTCAAGCAGGCTCCTAAGCCTGTGTTGAAGCCCCCTGTGGCGAGGGTGAGTTCTGCTCCTTGGAGTAAGGAGGGTAAGTTTGAtggagaaaaagaagagaggaGTAAGGTTATTGAGTCTCTTGGCGAAGTGTTGGATAAAGCTGAGAGGTTGGAGATTCCGAAACCGGTTAGTAAAGAGGGTGGTGAGGGTTTTAAGCCGTCACAGCCTAGTGCTAACAGTAGTAACTCCAAAGGTGATGGCTTTGGGACACGGAAGACGAAAACTATGAAGAGTGTGTGGCGTAAGGGTGATGCTGTTGCAGCTGTGCAGAAAGTTGTTAAGGAATCACCTAAAATTGATAATAAGGGAATGCAGGGTGATGCCAAATCAGGCACTCAATTGTCACCACCTCAGCAACCTTTAAGAGCTCAGCCACAGTTACAAGGCAGGCCTATGGTAGCTCAGCCACCTGTAAAGAAACCCATTTTAAAAGATCATGGTATGGCAACGAGGCCTTCAGGTCCCATCTTAAAAGATGTTGGTATGGCGTCAAAGCCTTCAGTTTCTGAAGAGGTTGATTCTAGCTCACAAAGTAAAGAAAGGAAGCCCATTTTGGTTGATAAGTTTGCATCCAAGAAAAAAGGTGTTGATCCTGTGGCCTCTCAGACTGTGTTGGCTCCTACCAAGCCTGGAAAGGGTCCACCTTCTAACAAGTTCAGAGTTGAGCaacgtaataaaaaaaatgcatcAGCTAATCCAAGGCGAAGAATGGCTGCTGAAGATGACGCCGACGAAGATGCATCCGAGTTAAATGTCTCAATTCCAGGAAAAGGTAGAAAAGGGAGAAAATGGAGTAAAGCTAGTAGGAAGGCTGTAAGACTCCAGGCTGCCAGAGACGCAGCACCTGTTAAAGCTGAAATCTTAGAGGTAGAGGAAGAAGGCATGTCCATCGAGGATTTGGCTTACAACCTAGCCATAGGTGAAGGTGACATCCTTGGGTATCTATATTCAAAAGGGATTAGACCTGATGGTGTGCAGACCTTGgacagagagatggtgaggatGATTTGTAGAGATTACGATGTTGAGGTCCTTGATGCTGATTCAGTTCAAGTTGAAGAAatggcaaagaagaaggaaagttTTGATGAAGAAGATTTGGAAAAGTTAGAAGACAGGCCTCCTGTCATCACGATTATGGGTCATGTGGACCACGGAAAG ACCACTCTTCTGGACTATATCAGAAAAAGCAAG GTTGCTGCTTCAGAAGCAGGGGGGATTACACAAGGAATTGGTGCATATAAGGTGTCAGTGCCTGTTGATGGGAAGTTGCAGTCCTGTGTTTTCCTTGATACTCCTGGACACGAG GCGTTTGGTGCAATGAGAGCTCGCGGAGCACGGGTCACTGACATCGCAATCATTGTGGTTGCTGCTGATGATGGAATTCGACCTCAAACAAATGAAGCAATAGCTCACGCAAAGGCTGCTGGTGTCCCTATAGTCATAGCTATAAATAAG ATAGATAAAGACGGAGCTAGTCCAGAGAGAGTAATGCAAGAGCTTTCTTCAATTGGTTTGATGCCTGAAGATTGGGGTGGTGATGTGCCAATGGTTCAG ATCAGTGCGTTGAAAGGCGAGAATATCGATGATCTGTTGGAAACTGTCATGCTTGTTGCAGAG CTGCAAGAGTTGAAAGCAAACCCACACAGAAATGCCAAGGGCATTGTTATTGAGGCTGGACTTGATAAAGCGAAAGGACCATTTGCGACATTCATTGTTCAGAAGGGCACGTTGAGAAGAGGGGATGTTATTGTTTGTGGAGAAGCTTTCGGAAAG GTACGAGCTTTATTTGATCACAGCGGCGAACGAGTTGATGAAGCTGGACCTTCCATACCTGTACAG GTGATTGGTTTAAATAATGTACCCATTGCTGGTGACGAATTTGAGATCGTCTCTTCACTTGATGTGGCGCGTGAGATGGCAGAAGCACGTGCAGTATCACTACGAGATGAAAGAATATCTGCAAAGGCTGGGGATGGTAAGGTCACCCTTTCTTCCTTGGCTTCTGCTGTATCAGCGAAAAAGATGTCAGGCTTAGATTTGCATCAGCTTAATATCATATTGAAGGTCGATGTACAG GGATCCATTGAAGCTGTCAAACAAGCTCTGCAAGTTCTCCCTCAAGAGAATGTGACCTTGAAATTTTTGCTACAAGCGACAGGGGCTGTGAGCAACAGTGATGTTGATCTAGCATCAGCGAGTGAAGCCATCATTTTTGGATTTAATGTCAAAGCATCTGGTTCTGTTAAGAAAGCTGCGGAAAACAAAGGTGTTGAGATCCGATTATATCGAGTTATCTATGAACTTATTGACGATGTACGAAACGCAATGGAAGGACTTCTTGAGTCTGTTGAG GAACAAATACCAATTGGATCAGCAGAAGTTCGAGCTACTTTCAGCAGTGGAAGCGGTCGTGTGGCTGGATGCATGGTGAACGAAGGGAAGTTTGTCAAAGATTGTGGCATCAAGGTGATCCGGAAGGGTAAGACTGTACATGTTGGTGTCCTTGATTCTCTTAAGCGAGTTAAAGAAAATGTGAAAGAG GTGAGTGCTGGATTAGAATGTGGTATCGGTATGGATGACTATGACGATTGGATCGAAGGAGACACCATCGAGGCCTTTAACGCGGTTCAAAAGAGGCGAACGCTTGAAGAAGCATCAGCTTCAATGTCTGCTGCAATCGAAGAGGCTGGAGTTGAATTGTAA
- the LOC106414741 gene encoding receptor-like protein 3, which produces MIFKAKGLVRASSTTTQPLSSHMLRLLLLCVAFLFLTVSEAGCNHQDQESLLWFSGNVSSSVSPLNWNPSVDCCSWEGITCDDSSNSHITAIYLPFRGLKGKLPFSVLKLHHLSQLNLSHNHLSGPLPLDFLSSLDQLTVLDLSYNSFTGPIPSFMCLSSPQLSTLDFSYNDFSGHIPRGLGRCLRLSVLRAGFNHLSGEIPRDIYNLSKLEKLVLPANHLSGKIDDDITQLKKLTSLELYSNNLEGDIPKGIGKLSSLQVLQLHTNNITGTVPLSLANCTNLVKLNLRKNQLEGTLSELDFSRFQRLSILDLGKNSFSGEFPWRVHSCKSLTAMRFASNKLTGQVSPQVLELESLSFLSLSDNQLTNITGALSILQGCRNLSTLLIGKNFYNETFPSDRDLISPDGFPNLRIFASGGCGLRGEIPAWLIKLKSLAVMDLSHNQLVGSIPGWLGTLPHLFYIDLSDNLLSRELPKELFQLKALISLKGYDATERNNLKLPVYINPNNLTAHYQYNKLSSFPPAIYIRRNNLKGSIPVETGQLKALHALELSHNCLSGSIPNELSNLTNLERLDLSNNNLSGRIPWSLTRLHFMSYFNVANNTLQGPIPTGSQFDTFPRAHFEGNSLLFGGVLLNSCPAPTQSPVTTTDEEKLTRIFTVAVATGFSLTFTLVILVLNCYVDMI; this is translated from the coding sequence ATGATATTCAAAGCCAAAGGTCTTGTGAGAGCTTCATCAACCACAACACAACCTCTGAGTTCCCACATGCTTCGCTTACTCCTTTTATGTGTTGCTTTCCTGTTTCTTACAGTTTCAGAAGCTGGCTGCAACCATCAAGATCAAGAATCTCTCCTGTGGTTCTCAGGCAACgtttcttcctctgtttctccTCTGAATTGGAATCCATCCGTTGACTGTTGCTCATGGGAAGGAATAACCTGCGATGATTCCTCTAATAGTCACATCACTGCAATCTATTTGCCCTTTAGAGGACTAAAGGGAAAACTCCCTTTCTCTGTTCTGAAACTTCACCATCTCTCTCAACTCAATCTTTCTCATAACCATCTCTCTGGTCCTCTCCCGCTGGATTTTCTTTCTTCCCTTGATCAGCTCACAGTTCTTGATCTTAGCTACAATAGCTTCACAGGTCCAATCCCTTCGTTCATGTGCCTAAGCTCACCGCAGCTCAGTACACTGGATTTCTCCTATAATGATTTCAGCGGCCATATCCCTCGAGGACTAGGCAGGTGTTTGAGGCTAAGTGTTCTACGAGCAGGCTTCAACCATCTCTCTGGTGAAATCCCAAGAGACATCTACAATCTTTCTAAACTCGAGAAACTTGTTCTTCCAGCCAATCATCTCTCTGGAAAGATCGATGATGACATCACACAGCTCAAGAAACTAACGTCCCTTGAGCTTTACTCCAATAACCTAGAAGGAGATATACCAAAGGGCATAGGTAAACTCTCCAGCCTACAAGTCCTCCAGCTCCACACCAATAACATCACTGGTACAGTCCCACTTTCACTTGCGAATTGTACTAACCTCGTCAAGTTAAATCTAAGGAAAAATCAGCTGGAAGGAACCTTATCAGAGCTTGACTTCTCCAGGTTTCAGAGACTTAGCATTTTAGATCTTGGAAAAAATAGCTTCAGCGGTGAGTTCCCTTGGAGGGTTCACTCCTGCAAGTCTCTAACAGCGATGAGGTTTGCAAGCAATAAGTTAACAGGGCAGGTATCTCCTCAAGTACTGGAGCTAGAGTCCTTATCATTCTTGTCTCTTTCAGACAATCAACTGACCAACATCACAGGCGCTCTCAGCATTCTGCAGGGTTGCAGGAACCTGTCCACTCTCCTCATTGGAAAGAACTTTTACAACGAAACGTTTCCAAGCGACAGAGACTTGATATCCCCAGATGGCTTCCCTAATCTCCGGATATTTGCCAGCGGTGGATGTGGACTGAGAGGTGAGATACCAGCTTGGCTGATCAAACTGAAGAGCTTAGCAGTCATGGATTTGTCCCACAACCAGCTCGTGGGATCAATTCCTGGCTGGCTGGGAACTCTTCCGCATCTTTTCTACATCGATCTCTCGGATAATCTTCTCTCAAGAGAGCTTCCTAAAGAACTGTTTCAACTAAAGGCTCTGATATCTCTAAAAGGCTACGACGCAACAGAAAGGAACAATCTAAAGCTGCCTGTTTATATCAATCCTAATAATCTTACGGCTCATTATCAATATAATAAGCTGTCCAGCTTCCCACCTGCTATCTACATAAGAAGGAATAATCTGAAAGGAAGTATACCGGTAGAGACTGGCCAGTTAAAAGCTCTTCATGCACTCGAGCTCTCTCATAATTGTCTCTCAGGAAGCATTCCGAATGAGTTGTCTAACCTCACCAACTTAGAGAGGCTGGATCTTTCCAACAATAACTTATCTGGTAGAATCCCTTGGTCGTTAACAAGGCTCCATTTCATGTCCTACTTCAATGTGGCCAACAACACTCTCCAAGGGCCAATACCCACAGGCAGTCAGTTTGATACTTTTCCAAGAGCACACTTTGAAGGAAACTCCTTGTTGTTCGGTGGTGTACTGCTCAATTCCTGCCCTGCTCCAACTCAGTCACCTGTTACAACCACAGATGAAGAGAAGCTAACCAGAATATTTACAGTTGCAGTTGCCACTGGATTTTCTTTAACCTTTACTTTGGTTATACTGGTGCTTAATTGCTATGTTGATATGATATAA
- the LOC106413048 gene encoding uncharacterized protein LOC106413048: MRASRGPQIDRLLALPQVYANDDPSFRMGNISATETSKEEALSNYARAQKLISLCGWEPRWLPNIQDCEEHSAQSTRNGCPSGPARNQSRLQDPGPSMKQFSASSRKASGNYEVLGPEYKSESRSPLLDCSLCGVTIRIWDFLTTSRPVPLAPINANLPETSKKMGVTRGTSETSGINGWFANGGMEQQQNEDVDEAETSVKRRLVSNTGTSFYQTAAGTSSSAQLNMSVTRDNYQFSDRGKEVMRRQPSGSETGDRAASYESRGASTRKRNLEDGGSTADRPPYLRIQHADSVEGSVVDRDGDEVNDDSAGPSKRTRGSEVQETCLPFYGRDLSVGGPSHSVDAENEREVNRSEGNEQAVAFPGARDSACASSVIAMDTICHSANDDSMESVENRPGDFDDVNYPSVATAQSADFNDPSELNLSNQAQQSACFQPAHVRSNAEQGIGSINDGDEVLNTETVTAQERDGPSLGVSGGSVGMGASHEAEIHGADVSVHRGDSVVGDMEPVAEVIEDLGEFAPDQGVTDDFVPEEMDQEDRLGDSQDRVSQYVERADSGSKIVDSSKAESVESGEKMSNMNVLMNDDIILNQTALIGFISIFKVCDSHV, from the exons ATGCGTGCTTCAAGAGGGCCGCAAATTGACCGTCTTTTGGCACTGCCTCAAGTCTATGCCAATGATGATCCCAGTTTTAGAATGGGTAATATCTCAGCTACAGAAACGTCTAAAGAAGAGGCTCTCAGTAACTACGCTCGC GCTCAAAAGCTGATAAGCCTATGTGGATGGGAGCCTAGATGGCTTCCAAATATCCAAGACTGTGAAGAACATTCTGCCCAGTCAACTAGAAATGGGTGCCCTTCAGGCCCAGCTAGAAATCAAAGTCGTCTACAAGATCCTGGTCCAAGTATGAAACAGTTCTCGGCTTCATCTCGAAAAGCCTCTggaaattatgaagttttgggTCCAGAATATAAATCAGAATCCAGATCACCTTTGTTGGATTGTAGTTTATGCGGTGTAACCATCAGAATTTGGGACTTCTTGACCACTTCTAGACCGGTTCCACTTGCGCCTATCAATGCCAATCTTCCTGAAACAAGCAAGAAAATGGGAGTGACACGTGGAACTAGTGAAACAAGTGGAATCAATGGATGGTTTGCTAATGGAGGCATGGAACAGCAGCAAAATGAAGATGTTGACGAGGCTGAAACATCGGTTAAAAGAAGATTAGTATCAAATACAGGTACAAGCTTCTATCAAACTGCAGCTGGTACATCATCCTCTGCGCAGCTGAACATGTCTGTGACGCGTGATAATTACCAATTTAGTGATAGAGGAAAGGAAGTTATGCGAAGGCAACCTTCAGGAAGTGAGACTGGTGATCGTGCTGCTTCATATGAATCACGAGGGGCAAGTACTCGTAAACGGAACCTGGAAGATGGTGGAAGCACGGCTGATAGGCCACCTTATCTACGGATACAACATGCAGACAGTGTTGAAGGGTCTGTTGTTGACCGTGATGGTGATGAGGTTAACGACGACTCAGCAGGGCCTTCAAAGCGTACCCGAGGCTCTGAAGTGCAAGAAACTTGTCTTCCCTTTTATGGGAGAGATTTATCAGTGGGTGGGCCAAGTCACTCAGTGGATGCTGAAAACGAGAGGGAAGTAAATAGAAGTGAAGGAAATGAACAAGCTGTGGCTTTCCCAGGTGCCAGAGACTCCGCATGTGCTTCCTCTGTCATTGCGATGGATACAATTTGCCACAGTGCCAATGATGATTCTATGGAAAGTGTAGAAAACCGTCCAGGGGATTTTGATGATGTAAATTATCCCTCTGTGGCGACAGCTCAAAGTGCGGACTTCAACGATCCTTCAGAGCTGAATTTAAGCAATCAAGCTCAGCAGAGTGCATGCTTCCAACCAGCTCATGTTCGGTCTAATGCTGAACAAGGCATTGGCAGCATAAATGACGGCGATGAAGTACTGAACACAGAGACTGTCACAGCTCAGGAAAGAGATGGGCCGAGTTTAGGTGTAAGTGGGGGTAGTGTCGGAATGGGTGCAAGTCACGAGGCAGAGATCCACGGAGCGGACGTTTCAGTCCATAGAGGAGATAGCGTTGTTGGAGATATGGAACCAGTTGCAGAAGTCATAGAAGATCTGGGAGAGTTCGCACCAGACCAAGGCGTTACTGATGATTTTGTTCCTGAAGAAATGGATCAAGAAGATAGGCTCGGGGATAGTCAAGATAGGGTGTCTCAATATGTTGAAAGGGCGGACAGTGGCTCTAAAATTGTTGATTCATCGAAGGCTGAATCTGTTGAAAGCGGCGAAAAGATGAGCAACATGAATGTGTTGATGAACGACGACATAATTCTGAATCAGACAGCTTTGATTGGGTTTATATCAATTTTCAAGGTGTGTGATTCTCATGTTTAA